The stretch of DNA CGAATGACAACCCGAAATCCAACACATCCCAACTCAGCGCGAGATTCCCCGACACCACGTTCTTGTCCGACGAAGTAAATGGTTCCAGTACGGGGCGACCGTCGATCAGCGATTGTGCGCTGCCGCCGCTATACGAATTGCGGCCGTCGAACCCGGCGTTCGCCGACAGCTGCGGCAGCAACGTGTAATGGGCTACATTCAACTGTTGATGCGCCAATTGAGCCTGCATCGCCTTGACCTTCGCATCGAGATTGTATTTCAACGCTCGCGCGATGGCGTCATAGAGATCAATCGGCCCGGTCAGCGGCTCCTGGAGACTGGACACAGTTTCAAGATCATTGGCAACACGGGTTCGTACATCCTCCTCAGTAAGGACATAGGGTTTGACCATACACCCCGAGACCATCACCATGGCCCCCACCATCCTAAATATTCGTAGGACTACTCGTGTCATCATGCAGCCCGGAGTCGTGTGCACCTGGTGCACTGCAGATAAAGGCTCCCGTTCAGGAGTCCCTGTTCCTGTATGACTATCGGTCTCATTGAGCAGAAACTTGACGCAACGGATCGGAGCAGAGCACCGGCAGAAATCACCGATTGCTCACCTGCGGGGAGCGGTATCAGCAGAATCCTACAGCCATCTGTTTTTCAAGATGGCGCACGGCACAAGTTGCCCATCGGCATCTCGACAGGCTGCCCGTTCGACCGGCCAGAACCCACAGTCATTGAGACACATATGTCCATGAAACAGCTGCTTGCGAGACGCATGGTGTCGCCTCGGCTCCAACACGGGGAAATTGCTTACGGACCGGCCATCGACGACAAGATAGCATTGTTTCAGCAGGCTCCTCACACATATGCCTGCTGCATGCCGGTGGACAGATTCAATGCTGCGGGCGCAATGACAGCGGCCAACTTGGTGATGGCACACTGACGAACCAGGCACTCCCCAGGATGTTATTGGCATGATGATGCCAGCCACAGGGATCGCCACCGAAAAACGACACACCTGCGCCGTGACGATGCAAGGGGGACTTACATGTTGGGGCAGCAATCATGACGGTCGCCTTGAAGACGGGACGACGGACGACCAGGTCACACCCAACACGGTGGCAGGACTGACCAGCGGGATGCGCGATCAGTGGTAACCGGCGAACAGCAATATCTATGACCAGCTAGGAAAGGAACGTTGATCACTTGGATCGTTGAGACGTACGCGGCATCCGAACGCGACTCCATTTCAGATGTCTTTACAAATGAACCAGGAGAGGCTGATGAAGAAGTGCTGGATCGGAATATTCTTATTCGTCACGGGCTGCGCAGGCATCCACGGGGCACCGCCGGAAGAACGTACGGCGCTCTACATCCTGGAAACAGCACAGGCATTCAGAACCGTGCATGCTAACGGTGTCGCTGAACAAGCGACGCGAGCCGGTATCACCCCCAAGGAGGATTGGGGAAAAGACGATCACGCGATCATGCTGCCGATCCAATTCATCAAAGCAGCGGGATCAGAAATTCATGATTTCGCACTGCGCCTGATCGGCCAGGCACTCATTTATCGACTCAACTTTTCCCAAACCCCGGCAGAGGCCGAAGCGCTCAGGAAACTCAAGGCCAACTCCCAAGAAAAGCTGGTGGCCTCATGGGAGCCATGGTCGTTCGAGTCAACCAATAAGCGGTTCAGCCGCAACACCCCGCCTCAAACTGACGCCGCTGATACGTGAGAACCAAGCACCGGATACAGACCTCCCGCACAAGCTTTGTCGTCTCATCGCAGACAGGCGTTCGCCGTAACACCAGCTGCCCACAATCCGCGCAGCATCCGGCCGTCACGGCCTCGATGTCAGAAGAGATAGAGATCATGGCGTTCAATCCTCCTGTTCTCTCGAATCGGATGAGACGTGGTGACGACCGGCTTCATTCCGCCCAGCAACGTTCGCAGCCGCGAAGCGCCAGACCACGATTGAGTCGTCATCCCCTTGGTAGACTTCAGCTCTCGCTGTAATTCCCCGATACGCCCATTCAGTCGGACAATCATCCGCTCTAGTTCATCGACACGTTCAACCATGGCGAGCTGCTGATGAGTCATCATCATTCCCTCCTCGATTACGACTGTTCACAATGACGAATCACGCCGACAAGCACACCTTCGATGGCAAACTCGTCCTCAGGTGACACAACTATCGGGTTCATCGCCGCGTTGGCAGGATGCAGTTCGATATGCATCGCACGCTTGAAATAGGTCTTGATGGTCGCCTCCCGGTTCACGAGGGCCACAACCGTCTGACCGTTTTGTGCCGTCGCCTGCTTACGAACGACAACCAGGTCGCCCGGGAGAATTCCATCATCGATCATCGACTCCCCTTTCACACGAAGCGCAAAGGTCTCACCGCTCCGCACCATGCCGGACGGAACCTCGACCCATTCAGATTGCGTCACCGGCTCAAGCGGCAGACCTGCGGCAACTACTCCTACCATCGGAATCTGAGTCCTCTTGGCCAGCTGCGTGATGGCAACTTGAACGGCACCACTGATCCGACGCATGCCGGACTCATACCGAGCCACCGACACTCGCGTCGTCTGGAGCGCCGTTGCCAACTGCTCTTGCGTAAGGCCTAATTGTTCACGAATGTGATAAAACTCGCTTGGCGTCATGATGTAACCAATGGTTACATATATCGTACCCCCTGTCAAGCGATGCCCGTCATCTTTCTTGACTATTCTGACAGCCTCTTCCAGCGTGGCGTTTGAGTCCTGAACGCCAAAATTTCTCCGGAAACGAAAAACTTCTGTGCATAAGTCAAGAGCCATGTGGACACTCGAAAGAAATAAAGCACCTATCCACAGATCATCGCTGAAGCGATTTGGATTCCAGAGAAATATGAATGCTAATACATACACATAGGATGCCGCCCCCCATATATTGTGGTCAAGAAGGGCACGCTTCTCTATGCCCAATAAATAGGCAACGTGGTGTGAGGCATGAATTAACGGGTCTATTCGCCGTCAGCCGGATGACTATCAACAGAGATATCCACAGAATTTGGGGAGAGGATTTTTTCTCGAAATATGCATTTTCATGATTGAAACCTCTGATCCATTCCCATAGAATCGCGCCGCGACTCCCTCTGACTCCTGCACACATTCCACGCTCCCGAAAGAGCACGGGCACAGGCAACTTCTTCCTTATTTTTTTTGACTAGAATCCTTCTTCCTAAGGGACCTTCGGCCCCCTCCGACTGCCTTCCAAGGTTCAGCCACAGAGCTGGGCTCTGCCTCCGCAGCTTAATCGAGGCCTTAGGCAAACCATCGGCACCGCTGCTTTGTGGGAACACTTTGATTTGACGAGAATTGCGGGGAAGAACAACCTAGAAAAGCCACTCATAGGAGAGTTGGCTAGGATGGGCCCCTCAATCCCGTGGAGGGATTGAGGACCGCATTGGGGGAAGAGGTCTGGCAGACATCACGGCCCGACGCCAAGAAAACCGTAGTACGTCGGTGGGCGTGCCCCGTCGCCCCGGCGACCGGTCGTATCGTCGATTGTTAGTCGCTCTGCCTCGATACCAGGTGGACCGAGCCTGCCTTAATCGCAGCCACCACGGGAACGCCGGATGACAACCCGAACTCCTCAACGGTCGAACGAGTGACCATGGCGACCAGCGGAAAGCCGCAATCGATCGTCACTTGCGCCAAGGCCCCAAGGACCGTGGCCGAGACAACCGTCCCGGCCAGATGATTCCGCGCGCTGCTTGTGGCGGTTGGCTTCCGCTCTAGCACCACATCCTCCGACCGGATACACACGAAGACTTCAGGACCTGCGTATTCACCTTCCACGGCCGTCAACGTGGTACCGTTCACACTCACCCGCACCATACCATCCGAAGTGCCGACCACCCGCCCTTTCACGACGGTTTCAACCCCCACGACACGCGCAACCTCCGCGTTGTGAGGCCGGCTGAATACGTCGATCGGCGCCCCCACCTGCAGGACATTCCCCGCGCTGATGACCGCCATCACGTCGCCCAGCGTGAGGGCTTCGGTCCAATCGTGCGTGACAATGATCGACGGCAACGCAAGCTGTTTCAGCAGACCCCGTAGTTCATCACGCACATGTACCCGAGTCGGGGCATCCAGCGCAGAGAGCGGTTCGTCCAACAACAGCAACAGCGGTCGAGGCGCCACCGCGCGCGCAAGGGCCACCCGTTGTTGTTGTCCACCGGACAGTTCGCGCGGCTTCGCGGTCTCCAGCCCACGCAGCTGGAACAGCTCTACCATCTCATCCACACGCTTCTTGCGATCCTGCGCGGAAAGATGGCTGAGGCCGTACCCAATGTTTCCAGCCACCGTGTAGGTCGGAAAGAGCGAGTAGTCCTGCGCCATGTAGCCGATGTGACGATCCTGCGGCGCCACCCTGATCCCTGAGGCGGTATCCAGCCACGTGCGCGAGACAAATTGAATGGTGCCCTCTTCCGGCCATTCCAGCCCGGCCACCGATCGAAGGATCGTCGTTTTCCCGGAACCTGACGGGCCGAAGAGAATTAAAACGGTCGAGGCCTCGACCGGATACCGGATCTGCGCCCTGATCGGCGCACGTCCGGGGAAGGTCTTGACGAGTTGAATATCTATTTCCGCGGCCATGCTGCCCACACGTTCCGATTGACCGCATACACGAGGAGCAAGATGACATACGACACGACCAAGAGAAAGAGCGCCGTTTTCGCCGCTCCGGCATAATTGAGCGCCTGCACCTCATCGTAAATATCGATCGACACGGTGCGTGTCTCACCCTCCAAATTGCCGCCGACCATCAGTACTACCCCGAACTCTCCCATCGTATGGGCGAAGCTAAGCACCGCACCGGTCAGCAATCCGGCTTTAGACAACGGCACGATCAGTTTGAAAAACGTGCCGAGCTTCGACACGCCCAGCGTCCAGGAAGCCTCGATCAGGCGACGATCCACCTGCTCGAACGCCGCGGCAAACGGCTGCACTGCAAACGGGAGGCTATAGAGAATGGAGGCGAGCAGGAGGCCTTCGAAGGTAAACGGCAGTGGATGTCCGACGAGTTCATTGTAAAACCGTCCGAACGGGCTGTGTGGTCCGATGGCGACGAGAATATAGAATCCCAGCACAGTCGGCGGCAGCACCAAAGGCAGTGCCACCACTGACTCCACGAGAAATTTCCACCGGCGGCGTGAAAAACTCACCCAATAGGCGATCGGGAGGCCGACGATCATGAGAACCAGCGCCGTGGCAGCGGCCAGCTTGAAGGTCACCCAAATCGCGATCCAGTTCATACACTCGTCCACGACCGATATCGTTGTACCGGATCTGCTCCTGCCGGATGCTACCGCAGAATGAGGCTCGACAGAAGATTATTTTCCGACGATGACGTCGGTCGCCTTCACCGCAACCGTGACAGCATCACCGACCTTGATGCCCATATTTTTGACGGAGCCTTCGGTAATCGCCGACACAAATTCCAAGCTCCCGACCTTCAGCATGACTTCGGCTATGGCCTGACCTCGGTAAGGCGAACCACCGGTCCTTCAAATTGATGTCTCGCACTGAGTTTCATGGATTCCTCCGTGGTTCTGACTGAGACTGGTCAGCTGCTTCGTGTTCTCTCTCACTCCCCTTGCACTCAAATCGAATCCCCCACCGCCGGCCCCTCTCTTCGTCCTCCGTGCCTTCGATCGTGCCCATTCCCGCGCTGGTGTAGCCCCTGACCTCGCCTTCACGAACCAACCGGGACCCGGCCTTGCACTTGGCCTCTATCGCCGCCAGCGCCTGCCGTCGATACGGCGACCCCATCGGCCCGCCGCGGTCTTGCTTGAAGATATACGTCACGACCCCCCCCTGGTCCGATTCCTGGCTCATCAGCACGGCCTCGGAACAACCGGCGGCAAAGAGGAACGTCAGCGCACAGAAGGCCAAGGCCCCGCGGCTACTTCGGCAGCGTAAATCCATATCGAGTCATCATCTCCTGCCCCTGCGGGCCTTGCATGAAGGTAAGAAATTGTCTCGCGGTATCTTGATGCTTGGACTGCTTCACAATGACCGCGCCTTGTTCCAACGGTGGATGAGCTTCGTCCGGAATCTGCCAATAGGTGCCGGCGCTCTTCATCGCCGGAGCCAACGCCAAGGAGAGGGCGATGATGCCCACATCGCAGGCACCTGACTCAATAAACTGCGCTGCTTGCGAAATGTTCTCCCCCAGCACCAGGCGATCCTTCACATCCGCATACACCTGTGCATGCTCCATCGCGGCGACCGCCGCGCGCCCGTATGGCGCATGTTTGGGATTGGCAATGGCAATTTTCTTGATTGTGGGTTCGCGGAGAACCGTGAGCCCCTTCGACACATCAAGCGGTGAACTCTTCGGCGCCCAGAGCACGACACGACCGACCGCATACCGATACAAGGAGCCCGGCACGGTCAGCCCCGCTTCCTCCAGCTTCCTGGGATAGCCGATGTCCGCTGAAAAATACAGGTCGAAGGGGGCGCCCTGCTGGAGCTGGGCAAAAAAGTTTCCCGACGACCCCAACGAGAGTTTCACATGGTGACCGGTCTGCTTCTCGAATGCACCGATGAGTTCTTTGATGGCGAAATTCAAATCGGAGGCCGCTGCGACGGCGATGTCTTCAGCCCGCACTGGACTGGTCGCACAGAATATCAGCAGACAGGCAGCAATGAGCCGTTTCATATTCGAGACTCCTTAGAAAAAGATTTGATACTGCACCCGGATGGCATTTTCGATCAAGGTACCACCCACGGTGTCGAGCGGAACGATCCCGGACCCCGGCGGCAGGGGCGCACTGCGGCCGATCGCGTAGCCCCCGGTTCCGAACTGCGTATTGCTATAGGTCACCATGATTTGATGATCGTACGTCCCGTTCAAGAACCAATTGAGCGACACATCCGCCTGCTTGATCAAGTCATTGGCGGAGGCGGTATCAGGATCCCAATAGGCATACCGCGCCGAAAGCTCCACGGTCCGCGGGATGAGATAGTATCCGCTTTGCACGTACCAACCCATGGCATTGCCGAAATTATTCGGCGCGGTCTCCGTACAGGCGGTATTCATACAAGGCAACCCCTTGTTGTGCCGGATCACGTTCTTGAAATAAAACTCTCCCTGCAACGAGAATCCACGATACTTGAAGACCCCATCGGCGGCCCATGTGGAATAGTCCACGATCCCGAGGCCGAGCTGGCGTCCGTTACCGAAAGCCGCCAGCTGCCGCCGGATGTTCAAGTTGGCGAGGTCCAATCCGACGAAGGCGTTATCGGAACTCGTATTGATCCCGGGGTTGTAGGAGTATCCGCCGCCGATGGCGAACTGCGGTGTTTCAGAATAGGCGAGGTCTCCTTCTCCATACCCCGGGCGCCCCAGAATGTTCCAGTTCAATCGTGCGACATACATGAGCCGGTCCACATCGAGACGCGTGTTCGCGTTCAAATTGCGTTGATTGACGGGGCATCCGGCCGGCGTGGGGAACGGATTGCCGCTCGTCTGCCCGCCGGGGCAATCGACGGTGGCCTGTTCCGACGTAAAGGAGCCCAGCCGGTTGAAGCTCGGCCCGGCGCCGTTGAACACGCCGATGTAGTAGTTGACGGGAAACAACTCTTCATCGTTCATGATCGTGATACCGATATCACGACGGTCCAGACCACTCGCCGTGAAGGCATCCTGCACGAGCGCACGTTCGGCGAATTGCATTGAGGCGGTCGAGTTGATTTGCGAGCGGTTGAAATACACTTTGTATTGGCCGAATTGCACGTTCGCCCAAGGCAAACGGGTGTAGGAAAAATTGACATCGAAGAGCGACAAGGACCCGGGAGACTGCGCGTTTTCAGCCGTCTCCGCCCGCATCTGGATGTAGTATTTAAAATCCGGATCGAACAAATGACCCATGAAATAAAACCGCAGCCGTCTCACGTTGAAGGATGACGCGCTGTTCTCCGAACGATTGGCCCGGTAGTCGCCGAATACGCCCAGCAATTCAGGGAAATTTTTGGCTTCGCCGGGATTGCGCCAGGCATCGTTGCGGAACCGTTGCGTAAATCGCAGCTGACTGCGAAAGCGGATCTTCAGGAAGAACGCGTTGTCGTTCATCGAGAGGTTGAATCCCCGGTCGTACCACCCGCGAAAACTCGGCGACAGCAACTGGGTGCGTTCCTCCGACTCTTTCATCACCTGGTCGTACTCTCCCTGAGTGATCATGCCGCTCTTGACGGATCGTTCGAGCAGGAGTTTCAGGGACGGATCCATGCTTTCAACGAAGACATACTTGCCGTCTTTCTCCACCAATTTCCCTGAGTCCGCCGCCTGTGCGAGTGTCACAGAACTGAGCCCCACAAGCAGCGCGGCGATCATCAATGCGCGCACACCTCTCCTGTATGTACTCATGATCAACTCCATGATGTCTTGTTGAAATCGACGTACGGATCGGCCGGTTCAACGGCCTCTCGGCCGTCAACGCGGCGCCGTGCCGGCCTCTCCGGATTTCAGGAACTGCCGATACGCCACGGCTCGAGCCTTTGCCTCATCGGTGCTCCAGAAGCGTCCTGGCTCGAAGTAGAGGATGTAGTCCTTCGGTGTGGGCGGCGGGAGGGGATAGTTGGAGTCGTAATTGTCGAACTTGCGTACGGGGATTTGCGTGTGAAAATATTCGATCGTGATATAGAGGTAGGGATCACGGACGGCCATCCATCCGGCAATCGTATCTCGGCCATACTCCGGGTTGAACCCGGGGCTACGGAGTTCGAAATGCGTTCGCTCGTTCGGGCCGACTTGCTGCAGACCCTGCTCGAGGTGTGGCGCCAGGGCCTGGAGTTCGTCTTCTCGAAACAGAGGTTTGGGCGGCAATTCCTCCGCGAACCAGCGCAACGGCAGGCGCTGCTGCTCACGGATCGAAAAGCCCCGCAGCAAACTGGCGATCTCACCGCTGGTCAATTGCACTGGGTGCGTATACGACGTGGGTTCGACTTCTCGCTGCACCTTCACCACGACCCGCTGATCCTCATGCACCGTGCGTGTCACATAAGGAAGCCTGGCACAGCCGCCCAGGGTCAGGCCGACTGCCCACCCGGCGACGCAGGTCCAGAGGACCATGTGCCTCCACAGAGCCTGTCTCGTTATGCGTCCCATCTGCCTCTCCTCATGGATGCCTATACGCGATGATGAATATATCAATGATGCCCTCACACTTCTGAATGACAGGCGGCCTGGGCTATGGACGCCGATCCGAAGGCACGCCATACCCGGCCTCCCGCACGATGGCTTGCGCCTCCTCGCTGCGCAGATATCCCAAAAACTCTTCACAGAGACTTCGATTGGGGCAGTACCGTTCCATGGCCATCGAATGCACGGTTTGGGCATATCCTTTTTCCAGCCTCGCCACGACCCGAACCCGCTCCTGCGCCTTCACCGCCTCATGCCCGAAAAGAATGCCTGCATCGGCCTGCCCGCTCAACACATGGTCAAGGACGCCACGGGAATCAGTCGCCACGTCGAGACGCCTCTTGAAGGATGCCTCGAGCCCCATCGCGCGCAGCATGGCACCGGTCTGCGCTCCCAAGCGGGTGTGTGACGGGTCGGCCACTGCGAGGCGACCGCTTCCTCGGCTCAAGGCTTCCAGCGATTCAGCCGCGTCGACCAATGACTCCGGCACGATCAAGACCAATTGCTCCACCGCATAGGATTGTTTCGTCCCCGGCAGCACATAGTATTTTTGCTCCAGCCTGGTCAGCACCTCGTCACCGCCGGGCGCCACAATATGAATGGGGCCGCTGCCGATGAAATACTGGCCGACCATACTGTTTTCCATGCCCGCAATCGTTCGCCTCAAATCCAGCCCGCTATCCACATAGAGCTTCATGCGGACGTCAGGATGGGTCCGTTCAAATCCGGCACCGAGGCGATCAACGACACCCTTCACGCTGTGCGAGCCGGCAATCACGAATACTTCCTGCCCGGCGCGTGCAGACCCTTCGCACAGGAGCAGACTTACGCACACGAGAGTCAGGAGCCTCACCATGATCACTCTATTTCGAACTGTCATGTCACTCCGCTCCGTTGGTGCCTGTCACACTACCGACGAGAACCGTTTCAATGCCCGCGTAGATCACGCACGGTTCCCGTCTCGCTCATGTCGTAGCCGCCAAGGGCATCGATTTCTGATCGAAAGGACCGACTGACCAGAACATTCAAAAATGCTTCAATGCCCGGATGGTCCTTGAGGTGCGCTTTCGGTACCACAAAATCGTAGCGCGCCCGCTGAAGAGGAAGAAATCCGAGCCCGAAGAGATTGGCCGCCGCCCGCACTCCAACCGCCGCATCCGCATGACCTTCCGCAATGGTGCGAGCGACCTGAAAATGGGAGCGCCCGATCTGGTCATACCCGAGAATCGTCCCTGGGGCGATGCCGGCGGAAGCCAACTGTTGATCGAGCAACAGGCGCGCACCCGCCCCCGCTTCCCGATTGATCAGACTGATGTCGGCGCGAACGAGATCCTCGACTCCACGAATCGATTTCGGATTGCCCGGGGCGACCAACAGCCCTTCCTCCCAGACTGCAAAGGTAATGATCAAGTACTCGTTGCCCTTGAGATGCCGACGCAGATAGGGAAGATTCGACTCTCCTGATTGTGCGTCCACGACGTGCACACCCGCCACGTGCACCTCACCCCGCTTCAGCGCGTCGATCGCGGCAGCGCTCCCGAGTGTCCATCCCACCACAGTGCAATCTTCCTTTTGCCGTCGAAGATAGTCGCCTGCCAGAAACACCGACGGGTCGCAACCAGCCACGGCAATTTCCTGCTCAATCACACGGCGGTTACGCAGAAGTCGAACCTGAACGTGGCGGGATGAATGCTGAGACCGTTGCGATGAGTGAGCGTTCGGCAGCGCAAATCCGTCCGCAGGTACGGCGTAATTCATCACCTCCCCCAACTCGGCAACCGGTCGAACGATGAATCGCGCACCCACTCGGGCCACCTTGACACGCGTAGGACTCTGGAGCACGTGCAGCGGAGCCGCAGCGGTGAACCATTCGCCCTCGACAATCTCTTCCTGAGGGAGCAGCCGGAAGAGATCTTCCACGCGACAGCCCAGGGCCTGCGCAAGCCGGAGTGCGACGGCAGTGGTCGGAAGATATTGATTGGTTTCGATGGCATGGACGGCTTGCCGGGTAATACCGGCCTGGGCCGCAAGTTCGACACGGGAGAGACCCTTGGCCTGCCTGAGCTGACTCAGTAAATTTTCTACAAGCTGGGAATCGTCAGCAGAAACGTGTTTCGTCATGGCGGACCGGACAATGACAGTATGCATTACCATTGTCAAGTATTCTGTCGAATGGCAAGAAAGATCTGTTTTGCGAAGTTTCTTATTATCCAATTGTTGACAAACTTACATAACTTGATGTATTTAATTCCTCACCGGAATACAGATGTTTAATAAAAAGCATACGCATTAATATTTTGTAAGGCATCAACAGTTTCGAATATAGCCAACTCGGAGGTTAGGTCAGATGAGAGCCAACACGTTTTTGGGGATTGCCCTGGTGGCCGGCAGCTTGATCGCTGGAACCTTCACCTCCGTGCAAGCGGTCGAGGAAGGGCAGCTGGTTAAGAAGGATGGGAAGTGGGAATACTATTCAGGCGAAGACCCAGGCCTTAAATACCTATTCTTAAAAGGCATCATCAACCAGGAAGAATACGACAAGGGACTCAAGGTCCTCGAAAAGCGCGACCAGATCGCGAAGCCGAATTACACCATCGACGTCAATAATGGACTGAACTTTCGCGTCGGCGACAAATTCTTCCTGAAGCTCCGACTGCTCACCCAGGTTCGGTACAGCCACAGTGCCTACAATGAAGGATGGGGCACCGTCGGCGATTCGAGAAATCCCGAGATCCTCGGCGGCCAGGTGGAATACCGCGCCATCAGGAGGCAAAGCGATTCCAACCAATTTAGCGTGCCGCGTGCCCGCCTCCAGTTTCTGGGCTACGCCTTCGACCCGGACTTTCGCTACAACATCTCCTGGGCTTTCGACCAGACAACCTCGAATCAGGAAGGCGGGAGCGGAAGGGCCGGACTGCTCGACGCCTATATCTCCTCCTGGCATATCCCCTGGTTGACCATTCAGGCCGGTCAACAGCGCGTCTGGTTCAATCGCGCGACCATCAGCTCGATGGCCACTTCAACTTTCGCCGACAACTTGATCGTGCAAAATGCCTTTGCCGCCAACCAGCAGAATAGCCGTGATATCGGCGTCAGCATTTCGAGCGACGAGGACCAGTACAAATTCAACTACGCATTCGGCCTCTGGGGAGGGGTCGGCGCGAATCTCGCCAGGGAAGGGACGTCCGTCAGTCAAAATGTGCTCCCCCAGACCGGAACACCCGGAGCCCCGGGGGCAGCAACGACCCGAACGTATAACTATGACACGCGCTTCATGACCGGTGAGATGATGTATACCGCTCGGTTGCTGTACAAGATCGCCGGCAATCCTGGATACGGCCAGGGAGACATCCTGAATTCGCGCACCCTTCAATCGGCCATCGCCTTCGGCTACGCCTATAACCCGGCGCAGAACTATCTCAGTTCAATCCGTTCCGACATTGTCGAGCGAGCCTACCGGCAGGCCGTCACCAAGGCATACAACGGCCGCTTGCTCGCCGGCGGAATCTGGGACTTCCAAACTTATGAAGTGGACTTCATCGCCAAGTATCAAGGCTGGTCGTTTCAGGCCGAAGGCTACTACCGGCACCAGAGACTGCGTAATGCCAACAGCGGCACCAGCCCCTTCGACCTCAACACCGTCCCATCAGCTCAATTCCTGGGCCCGGCCGTGAATCTCGGCCAAGCCTATGGATGGTACGCGCAGGTGGGTAAATACATCATTCCACGAAAGCTCGAAGTGGCCGTACGATATGGATTCATGGATCCCTCAACGCAGCAGGTTGATGATCTGGTGAAGGAGTTCGGCGCCGCGATCAATTACAGCTTCGACGGCACCTACAACAACCGGCTCGTCGTCGATTATTCCAACATCACCCTGGGGAGCGGCGGCCGCGCCCCGGACCGGTTCCCGTTCGAGAGCCAGGCGGGATTCGGACGAGACCTCATCGAGAATCGCATCAATGTCCAATATCAGTTCTTTTTCTAGGCAACCTGACCCTGCGACCGTCACGGGAGGACGATCATGACACGACGCAACACATTCTTCGGCATCTGGCTCCTCTTCAGTATGCTGATCGGCATCACCGGAGTGGTGCCGCCGGCCCATGCTCAACCGGAAGCATTGACCATTGCCGCCGCCAATAGCTTGAAAGACGCGCTCAGGAAAGTGCTGCCACGATTTGAGGCCGAGCACCCTGGAATCAACGTGCGGGTGATCTACGGCCCCTCACAAAGCCTTCGCAAACAGATCGAAGAGGGCGCGCCGGTCGACATTTTCCTGCCGTCGCTCTTTGATGAAATCGATCAGCTCGAAACGAAAGGGCTAATCATTCAAGGCACCAAACGCGCCTTCGCCGGCACGTCGCTGGTCCTGATCACCGGGGTCGCGCTTCCCGCTCCAGTCGGGACGATTCATGACCTCGAAACCGTCCCTGTCCGGCGCATTGCGATCGGCGACCCCAAAACCTCGTCGGTGGGGAAAGTCGCCGCGCAGTTTTTGAAGTACAGCAAACTCGAACCCAAACTGAAGTCGCAATACGTCTTCGGTGAACACTCGCGCGCGGTCCTCGATCTCGTGGCCAAGGGCGAAGCCGAAGTCGGCGTCGTGTATCGCACCGATGCCGCCTCTAACGACAAGGTCCGCATACTGGATACGGCCCCGGTGGAATCCCACACGCCGGTCCGCTACGGCGTCGCCGCTGTATGGACGGCGAAAAACGTCTCCGGCGCAGGCGACTTCATTGAGTTCTTGCTCGCG from Nitrospira sp. encodes:
- the modA gene encoding molybdate ABC transporter substrate-binding protein, with protein sequence MTVRNRVIMVRLLTLVCVSLLLCEGSARAGQEVFVIAGSHSVKGVVDRLGAGFERTHPDVRMKLYVDSGLDLRRTIAGMENSMVGQYFIGSGPIHIVAPGGDEVLTRLEQKYYVLPGTKQSYAVEQLVLIVPESLVDAAESLEALSRGSGRLAVADPSHTRLGAQTGAMLRAMGLEASFKRRLDVATDSRGVLDHVLSGQADAGILFGHEAVKAQERVRVVARLEKGYAQTVHSMAMERYCPNRSLCEEFLGYLRSEEAQAIVREAGYGVPSDRRP
- a CDS encoding substrate-binding domain-containing protein codes for the protein MTKHVSADDSQLVENLLSQLRQAKGLSRVELAAQAGITRQAVHAIETNQYLPTTAVALRLAQALGCRVEDLFRLLPQEEIVEGEWFTAAAPLHVLQSPTRVKVARVGARFIVRPVAELGEVMNYAVPADGFALPNAHSSQRSQHSSRHVQVRLLRNRRVIEQEIAVAGCDPSVFLAGDYLRRQKEDCTVVGWTLGSAAAIDALKRGEVHVAGVHVVDAQSGESNLPYLRRHLKGNEYLIITFAVWEEGLLVAPGNPKSIRGVEDLVRADISLINREAGAGARLLLDQQLASAGIAPGTILGYDQIGRSHFQVARTIAEGHADAAVGVRAAANLFGLGFLPLQRARYDFVVPKAHLKDHPGIEAFLNVLVSRSFRSEIDALGGYDMSETGTVRDLRGH
- the modA gene encoding molybdate ABC transporter substrate-binding protein yields the protein MTRRNTFFGIWLLFSMLIGITGVVPPAHAQPEALTIAAANSLKDALRKVLPRFEAEHPGINVRVIYGPSQSLRKQIEEGAPVDIFLPSLFDEIDQLETKGLIIQGTKRAFAGTSLVLITGVALPAPVGTIHDLETVPVRRIAIGDPKTSSVGKVAAQFLKYSKLEPKLKSQYVFGEHSRAVLDLVAKGEAEVGVVYRTDAASNDKVRILDTAPVESHTPVRYGVAAVWTAKNVSGAGDFIEFLLAPQTQALFQEYGFDRVTEDAGLVQRQEVKQ